In one window of Nakamurella sp. PAMC28650 DNA:
- the gltX gene encoding glutamate--tRNA ligase — MTDLLSTPVRPVRARFCPSPTGTPHVGLARTALFNWAFARHHHGTLVVRIEDTDASRDSEESYQSLIEAMNWLGIDWDEGPIVGGPHAPYRQSQRRDIYLDVARRLLEAGHLYESHSVVEDYTARHLAAGRDPKLGYDNYDRVPDETLIAAAIAAGRAPVLRLRMPERDITFDDMVRGTVTFPAGSIPDPVMVRGNGEPLYTLVNPVDDALMGITHVLRGEDLLPSTPRQIALYEALAEIGVAQYTPEFGHMPFVTGEGNRKLSKRDPQSNLFQYRDDGFIAEGMVNYLALLGWSLAEDRDIFTRDELVAAFDGHRISGNPARFDRKKAEAINSTHLRMLTPGDFAARLTSYVVSSGRLAGGAGLSATQHSLIEQAAPLVQERCTLLSDAAEMIEFLLVAETSFEVDPTAAVKVLKPDSAPVLAAAVAALESLTGFVAPDIEQALKAALIEGLGLKPKVAFAPVRVGATGRTISPPLYESLELLGRDRTLLRLRAAQQLAER; from the coding sequence ATGACTGACCTCCTGAGCACACCCGTCCGTCCCGTTCGCGCCCGCTTCTGCCCGTCACCGACGGGGACCCCGCACGTCGGGCTCGCCCGTACCGCGCTGTTCAACTGGGCTTTCGCCCGGCATCATCACGGCACGCTGGTCGTCCGGATCGAGGACACAGACGCGTCACGGGATTCCGAGGAGTCCTACCAGTCGCTGATCGAGGCGATGAACTGGCTGGGCATCGACTGGGACGAGGGACCGATCGTCGGTGGACCGCACGCGCCGTACCGGCAGAGCCAGCGCCGTGACATCTACCTGGATGTGGCCAGGCGTCTGCTGGAGGCCGGCCATCTCTACGAGTCCCACTCGGTGGTGGAGGACTACACCGCCCGTCATCTGGCCGCCGGTCGCGATCCGAAACTCGGGTACGACAACTACGACCGCGTTCCCGACGAGACGCTGATCGCAGCGGCGATCGCGGCCGGCCGGGCCCCGGTGCTGCGCCTGCGGATGCCCGAGCGCGACATCACCTTCGACGACATGGTGCGCGGGACGGTCACCTTCCCCGCCGGTTCGATCCCTGATCCCGTCATGGTCCGGGGTAACGGAGAACCGTTGTACACCTTGGTGAATCCCGTCGACGACGCGCTGATGGGCATCACCCACGTGCTCCGCGGCGAAGACCTGCTGCCCTCCACGCCACGCCAGATCGCGCTCTACGAAGCCCTCGCCGAGATCGGTGTCGCGCAGTACACCCCCGAATTCGGACACATGCCGTTCGTGACGGGGGAGGGCAACCGCAAGCTGTCCAAGCGGGATCCCCAGTCCAACCTCTTCCAGTACCGGGATGACGGGTTCATCGCCGAGGGGATGGTCAACTATCTCGCCCTGCTCGGCTGGTCGTTGGCCGAGGACCGCGACATCTTCACCAGGGACGAACTCGTCGCGGCCTTCGACGGCCACCGCATCTCGGGAAATCCGGCGCGCTTCGACCGCAAGAAGGCGGAGGCGATCAACTCCACCCACCTCCGGATGCTGACCCCGGGCGACTTCGCGGCGCGGTTGACCTCCTACGTGGTCTCCTCCGGCCGGCTTGCCGGAGGTGCGGGGCTGAGCGCGACGCAGCACAGCCTGATCGAGCAGGCCGCGCCACTCGTCCAGGAGCGCTGCACCCTGCTGTCCGACGCCGCCGAGATGATCGAATTCCTGCTGGTCGCCGAGACCTCGTTCGAGGTCGACCCGACTGCCGCGGTGAAAGTGCTGAAGCCCGATTCGGCGCCGGTCCTGGCTGCGGCGGTCGCCGCGCTCGAGTCGCTCACGGGGTTCGTCGCCCCCGACATCGAGCAGGCACTGAAGGCCGCCTTGATCGAGGGACTGGGGCTGAAGCCGAAGGTCGCCTTCGCCCCGGTGCGGGTCGGGGCCACCGGCCGGACGATCTCACCTCCGCTGTACGAGTCGTTGGAACTGCTCGGACGCGACCGGACACTGCTGCGGCTACGCGCTGCTCAACAACTGGCCGAGCGCTGA